One Clostridia bacterium genomic window, CAGCGGGCGCGTTTCGTCGGCGTAGACCTTGAGATTGACACCCTTCTCGGCCGCGCGGTAGATCGGCGCGAGCGCGGTGCCGTAGCGGACGGCGGCGAGCCGTCCGGCGTTGCAGTGCGTAAGCACGCGCATCCCGTCGCGGAAAAGCGGCGCGCCGTATTCACCTATCGCGGTGCAGGAGGCGATATCCTCGTCGATGATGCGCTCTGCCTCGGCTTTCATCGCGGCGACGGAAGCGGCGGGCGAATCCGATGACGCGAGCGCTTTCTCCATGCGCTCCAGCGCCCAGAAGAGATTATGCGCCGTCGGGCGCGAAGCGGCGAGAATCGCTATGTCGCCGCGCACGGCGGGATAGAAGTCCGCTCCGCAGCGCAGTGCCTTTTTCGCGGCGAGGTAGGCGCCGCAGGCGGCGGCGACTCCTATCGCGGGCGCTCCGCGGACGCGCAGGCGTTTTATCGCGTCGGCGATCTCATCCGTGGTCGTCAGCTCCGCGAAATACTCCTCGTTCGGAAGCAGCGTCTGGTCGATAATGACCAGCGCGTTTTTCGAGTCGTCGAGCCAAAGCGTGTCTTTCAAAAATATCACTCCGTAACAAAAAGACTGAATAACGCGCCGAAAGCGGCAAAGAATAAAAGCATAACAATAATCGGGAGGAATAAAAATGACGAATTTAAGATGCGGCGTAAGGACCTGCGTCAACAACGAAAATCTGCAGTGCTGTCTGCCGAAGGTAGACGTGGCGGGCAAAAACGCGACGAACTGCGGCGAGACCTGCTGTATGTCCTTCGGCGAAAGAAAGATGTTCGCTAAGAACTCCATAAACGCGTTCGACGCCGAGCCGGCGACGGATATCGGATGCGACGCCGTGAACTGCGCGTACAACAACCGCGGAGATTGCGAAGCCGTGACCGTCAGCATTACCGGCAGAAAGGCGACGAAATGCTACGATACCGAGTGCGACAGCTTCCGTCTGCGCCGCTGACGGCGCGGTTCATCTGACTCCGTCGGGGTTATAAACGTTGACGGGCTTTATCTTATGCTCGTTCGCGCGCATCGCGGATTCGATGCGGGCGACGTTTTCGGGAGTACCCGTACCCCGCAGGAGATATTCGTCGATCTCGGCGTATGTGATACCCATTTCGGCCTCGTCCGTCTGCCCGTCGAAAAGGGCGGCGGACGGGGCTTTTTCTATAATCGCGGCGGGCGCGTCAAGGAAACGGAGGAATTCGTAGACCTCGGTGACGGTCAGATCGTATATCGGGTTGAGGTCGTACGCGCCGTCGCCCCATTTGGTGAAGTAGCCCATGGTGCGTTCGCTTCGGTTTCCGGTCCCCGCGACGAGGCATCCGGTCGCCGCGCCGATGGCGTAAAGCGTAGTCATGCGCAGACGCGGCGCGATATTCGTCAACGCACCGGAATTCATTTCCGTTACGGATTGTATACCGTCAACGAGCGCGTTTCTCGCTTCGGTTATGTCGACGGAAACGGTGCGGATCCCGAATTTATCGGCGACCTCGCGGGCGTCGTCGGCGTCCTTTCCGTAATGTCTTGCAATGCCGCAGGGGATCATAACGCCGGTAACGTTTTCGGTTGCGCGGCGGCAGATGATTCCGACGAGCGCGCAGTCCTTTCCGCCGCTGTTGCCGAAGACGATGCCTTTTGCGTGCGCGGATTCCATGACCTCTTTGACGTAGGCGGCGCGTTTTTCAAGTTCGACGGCGTAATCTCTCATGGCGGTAGTCCTTTCTTTCACAGTATTCCGGATACTACGCGGCGCAGGCCGGCGTAGTCGCGGCGGCAGTGTACGTGTCTGAAGCCGGCGTCGGCG contains:
- the mtnA gene encoding S-methyl-5-thioribose-1-phosphate isomerase, translated to MIFLKDTLWLDDSKNALVIIDQTLLPNEEYFAELTTTDEIADAIKRLRVRGAPAIGVAAACGAYLAAKKALRCGADFYPAVRGDIAILAASRPTAHNLFWALERMEKALASSDSPAASVAAMKAEAERIIDEDIASCTAIGEYGAPLFRDGMRVLTHCNAGRLAAVRYGTALAPIYRAAEKGVNLKVYADETRPLLQGARLTAYELCSAGIDCTLLCDNMAAGLMAKGEIDAVIVGGDRVAANGDTANKTGTLSVAVAAKHFGIPFYVAVPYSTIDPSCATGNDIVIEQRSPDEVTTLWYEKPMSPADVKVYNPAFDVAPGELITAIITDRGLLRPPYAFNPKT
- a CDS encoding DUF1540 domain-containing protein — encoded protein: MTNLRCGVRTCVNNENLQCCLPKVDVAGKNATNCGETCCMSFGERKMFAKNSINAFDAEPATDIGCDAVNCAYNNRGDCEAVTVSITGRKATKCYDTECDSFRLRR
- the nadE gene encoding NAD(+) synthase codes for the protein MRDYAVELEKRAAYVKEVMESAHAKGIVFGNSGGKDCALVGIICRRATENVTGVMIPCGIARHYGKDADDAREVADKFGIRTVSVDITEARNALVDGIQSVTEMNSGALTNIAPRLRMTTLYAIGAATGCLVAGTGNRSERTMGYFTKWGDGAYDLNPIYDLTVTEVYEFLRFLDAPAAIIEKAPSAALFDGQTDEAEMGITYAEIDEYLLRGTGTPENVARIESAMRANEHKIKPVNVYNPDGVR